Proteins from one Hemitrygon akajei unplaced genomic scaffold, sHemAka1.3 Scf000047, whole genome shotgun sequence genomic window:
- the LOC140720842 gene encoding uncharacterized protein — MAHQHVHTRGLPFTCTVCGKGFTHSSNLLSHQRVHTGEKPFTCSVCGKGFTHSSNLLSHQRVHTGERPFTCSVCGKGFTQSSNLQSHQRVHTGERPFTCSVCGKGFTDSSHLLSHQRVHTGEKPFTCSECGKGFTQSSHLQGHQRVHTGEKPFTCSVCGKGFTQSSKLLVHQQVHTGERPFTCSPCGKGFTSSSKLKVHQRVHTGEKPFTCSVCGKGFTQSSQLQSHQRVHTGERPFTCSECGKGFTQSSSLQSHQRVHTGESPFTCSECGKGFVLSFYLQRHQRVHTGERPFTCSVCGKGFTQSSNLLVHQRVHTGEKPFSCSVCGKRFTHSHHLQNHQRVHTGEKPFTCLDCGIGFTQSSQLLAQQSVHSGDGPLL, encoded by the coding sequence atggcacaccaacATGTTCACACCAGGGGGctgccattcacctgcacagtctgcgggaagggattcactcattcatccaacctactgagtcatcagcgagttcacactggggaaaagccattcacctgctcagtctgcgggaagggattcactcattcatccaacctactgagtcatcagcgagttcacactggggagaggccattcacctgctcagtctgtgggaagggattcactcagtcatccaacctacagagtcatcagcgagttcacactggggagaggccgttcacctgctcagtctgtgggaagggattcactgattcatcccacctactgagtcatcagcgagttcacactggggagaagccattcacctgctcagaatgtgggaagggattcacacagtcatcccacctgcagggtcatcagcgagttcacacaggggagaagccgttcacctgctcagtctgtgggaaaggctTCACACAGTCATCCAAACTACTGGtccaccagcaagttcacactggggagaggccattcacctgctcaccatgcgggaagggattcactagctcatctaaactgaaggtacatcagagagttcacactggggagaagccattcacctgctcagtctgtggcaagggattcactcagtcatcccaactacagagtcatcagcgagttcacactggggagaggccgttcacctgctcagaatgtgggaagggattcactcagtcatccagcctacagagtcatcagcgagttcacactggggagagcccgttcacctgctcagaatgtgggaagggattcgtaCTGTCATtctacctacagagacaccagcgagttcacactggggagaggccattcacctgctcagtctgtgggaagggattcactcagtcatccaacctactggtacatcagcgagttcacactggggagaagccattctcctgttcagtctgtgggaagcgattcactcattcacaccatctgcagaatcatcagcgagttcacactggggagaagccgttcacctgcttagactgtgggataggattcactcagtcatcacaaCTACTGGCACAGcagtcagttcacagtggggacgggccgttgttatga